In Halothermothrix orenii H 168, the sequence CAAGGCTATTATAGAGACTATATGCCTCCTCTATCTGGTTAATATAATTGATGACATTGCCACCTGTTTCGTTATGGGCAATATATTCAACCCCACGTTCTTCAGCATATTTAGCAACCTCTACAAGGTCAAAGTCGGGGTAAGGGGTAGTATAGTCCTGATCATCCCAGGTTCCACCCCAGCCCAGATTCCATCCCTCTACCAGTACTCCACCGATACCGTGTTTACCGGCAAAATCAATATAGTATTTGGCCCGCTCCGTGGTAGCTCCGTGTCTCGGCCCTGCTTCCCAGGTTGACTTCCCGATATGCATCTCCCACCAGATTCCCACGTACTTCATGGGTTGAATCCAGGAAGTATCCTCAAGGGCACAGGGGTCATTTAAGTTCAAAATTAGATTAGATTCTAACAGGTCACCGGGGGCTGCTCCTATCTGAATGGTCCGCCACGGTGTTTTCAGGGGTGTCCGTCCCTTAACTTTGACACCATCGGGCCAGGGACAGAGCTCACTTACCAGGGTGTAATCCCGGTCAAGATCACGCTTGAGGGCCATTCCGGCATAGTCGACCAGGGCAGCTTCATGAATACTTAGGTAAATTCCCCCGGGGGTTTTCATGGTAACCGGAGTACTGGCAGACATTACATGGTTTAACGGTGTCTCCAGATACTGATACTCGTAACTGTCCCAGTCATTGTGGATCCACCATGTAGTATTATTACTGGATAGACGGAACTCAGTATCCTCTGACATAATATTTATTGTCTCCAGGGACTCCTGCCCGGGGATAATATACCGGAAGCCGACCCCATCATTATAGACCCGGAAAACAAGATTCATCTTCCGGTAGGGGGGCACCTCTTCTTTGAGATATATCACCAGCTCATTGTAGTAATTGGTTATCTTTGACGTCTGCCCCCAGACCGGACGCCAGGTATTATAAAAGACATTCCTCCTGACATCTATTATCTTAAAGTTATCATCAAGGGGTTTTTTCTCTTTGAAATGGAACCCCAGTGAAGATGGCCTGATGAGGACAGTGTCTCCGTAGGATACCGAATAGTGGGGTACTCCTTTATCAAGGATGAACCTGACCTTTATCCTCCCATCAGGAGATGTAACCACAGATTCATCTCCCTGATCATGACCTTTAGCAAATACTCCTGTAGCCAGTACAAAAACAGCAATTACTGTTATTATGATAAAACCTGTTATAGTAATACTCCTTCCGATCATACTCCTTCCAGTCATACTCCTCCCCCTTTTTTATTTAACTGGTTTTATTATCAACTAATTTTATTCCCAACCGGTTATGGTTAGGTAGACTGTCTCCTTGTTTTCAAAAGTATATATTCTGTTATTATAGCCACTCCCCTGGAAACGGTTATCCCCCTCATTTTCTCTACCGGAGGTATCCTCCCAGGTACCCGGGGTTTTAAACTTAAAAATAAGGGCTGCCCCGGCCGGTTGTTCCAGGGTGATTTCATATTTGCCATCTGATCTCTTCTTAAGTTTGAATTTATCATCAACCTGCCAGTTACTCAACTTTGAAGCCAGGTATATATCTTCATCTGTCCTGGCTTTATCAGTTAGCTCAACGATAAAGGTTACAACAGGGTTTTTGGTGCTTAAATCCTGACCGGTTATTTTCAAAGAGGCGGCTGTTGTTTTTAATATCAGGGAGCCATAGGGTGGTAATGTAATCCCCTGATGGGCCTTAATGGTTTTTCCTGAAAGTAAATCCCGGGCTCTGTTAGAAATGGTTATCCCCCGTTCTTTATTGGATAAATTATGGATAACAT encodes:
- a CDS encoding glycoside hydrolase family 97 protein — protein: MTGRSMIGRSITITGFIIITVIAVFVLATGVFAKGHDQGDESVVTSPDGRIKVRFILDKGVPHYSVSYGDTVLIRPSSLGFHFKEKKPLDDNFKIIDVRRNVFYNTWRPVWGQTSKITNYYNELVIYLKEEVPPYRKMNLVFRVYNDGVGFRYIIPGQESLETINIMSEDTEFRLSSNNTTWWIHNDWDSYEYQYLETPLNHVMSASTPVTMKTPGGIYLSIHEAALVDYAGMALKRDLDRDYTLVSELCPWPDGVKVKGRTPLKTPWRTIQIGAAPGDLLESNLILNLNDPCALEDTSWIQPMKYVGIWWEMHIGKSTWEAGPRHGATTERAKYYIDFAGKHGIGGVLVEGWNLGWGGTWDDQDYTTPYPDFDLVEVAKYAEERGVEYIAHNETGGNVINYINQIEEAYSLYNSLGIHAIKTGYVADNGMIKPRGQHHHGQWMVNHYLDVIKKAAEYEIMIDAHEPIKPTGLYRTYPNFITREGVQGMEYNAWSAGNKPEHTTIIPFTRMLAGPIDYTPGIFDITFDEYRFLNRVHTTRAKQLALYVVIFSPLQMVADLPENYLDDNGNPLPEFKFIQDVPVTWDETLVLNARIGDYVTIARRRGQEWYVGSITDEKPRRLMVPLAFLEDGQKYVAEIYEDGPEADLKHNPTQVAIRRVIVDSNDTLVADMVESGGQAIRLYPARNEDVNKLPEFNQKKN